One window of the Bacillota bacterium genome contains the following:
- the spo0A gene encoding sporulation transcription factor Spo0A, with protein sequence MISVVVADDNRELCNLICEFISAQQDIKLLAVANNGLDAVEKVEKHQPDVLILDIIMPHLDGLGVLERLNSNGQYRPRVIVLTAFGQENITQQALRLGADYYVLKPFNIEVLIKRIRELQNPAGLETAATREHADNTYSTEKGPDLETQITEMLHEVGVPAHIKGYQYLRVAITLVIEDMSILNSVTKSLYPEIAIRFHTTPNRVERAIRHAIETAWERSDLETINKMFRYTIRNDKGKPTNSEFIALLADKLRLKLKN encoded by the coding sequence ATGATATCTGTAGTTGTTGCTGACGATAACAGGGAACTATGCAATTTAATTTGCGAATTTATTTCCGCACAGCAGGATATCAAATTGTTGGCTGTGGCAAATAATGGACTCGACGCTGTCGAAAAGGTGGAAAAGCATCAGCCTGACGTGCTTATTCTCGATATTATTATGCCCCATTTGGACGGATTGGGGGTTCTTGAGCGACTGAATTCAAATGGCCAGTATCGTCCCCGAGTGATTGTGCTCACCGCTTTTGGTCAAGAAAACATAACTCAGCAAGCATTGCGTTTGGGCGCCGATTACTATGTTCTCAAACCGTTTAATATAGAGGTTTTAATCAAGCGAATTCGAGAATTGCAAAATCCAGCTGGTCTCGAAACAGCAGCTACCCGTGAACACGCTGACAATACATATTCAACTGAAAAGGGCCCGGACTTGGAAACCCAGATTACCGAGATGCTGCATGAAGTTGGTGTGCCTGCTCATATCAAAGGCTATCAATATTTACGTGTGGCGATTACTCTGGTTATTGAGGACATGTCGATATTGAACAGTGTCACCAAAAGTCTTTATCCCGAGATTGCAATACGGTTCCACACTACTCCCAACCGGGTAGAGCGGGCAATACGCCATGCAATTGAAACTGCCTGGGAACGCAGTGATTTAGAAACAATCAACAAGATGTTCCGGTATACTATACGCAATGACAAGGGCAAACCGACAAATTCCGAATTCATTGCTTTGTTGGCTGATAAATTGCGACTAAAACTGAAAAATTAA
- the spoIVB gene encoding SpoIVB peptidase — MRNRIITAVGLCLLTVVMLTVPALKMLGSFPTEVTLFQGEEQPFDFDLPWGIELSDKGLQDMAGKLDDMLFDTTEIGSYDLSLKFMGILPMGNLRVTVIPPLELMPSGHSIAVKLSDEGVLVSGLDAVYTEAGAIELARESGFQEGDIIVAVEGKPLVNIEQSAAVLDELSQSGEELEFSVLRDGETIRLRIQPEYCQQLKKNRLGLLLRDTTAGVGTMTFYHPESGIYGALGHMITDGSGNQPVDLKSGRIVDAEIIAIEPGARGKPGEKKGTVDAEQQSLGSINFNTELGIFGHLSRTPEKNVQQALPLGLRHQVKTGKAEILTVVKGDKIERFEIEIEKVFIQNQPSSKGMVIRVTDVRLLEATGGIVQGMSGSPIIQEGKLVGAVTHVFINEPDRGYGCFAEWMVIESGLLSELESALPPDYLEALIYNLQDI, encoded by the coding sequence TTGCGAAACAGAATAATCACAGCCGTTGGCTTGTGTTTACTGACTGTCGTGATGTTGACAGTTCCCGCATTGAAGATGCTGGGGAGCTTCCCCACTGAAGTTACCTTGTTTCAGGGTGAGGAACAACCGTTTGATTTTGATTTGCCCTGGGGAATCGAGCTTTCGGATAAAGGCCTGCAAGATATGGCCGGAAAACTGGATGACATGCTGTTTGACACAACAGAGATTGGCAGCTACGATTTATCGCTTAAATTCATGGGCATATTGCCCATGGGTAACTTGCGGGTCACGGTTATTCCACCCCTGGAATTGATGCCTTCGGGACATTCCATCGCCGTAAAATTATCGGACGAGGGAGTTTTGGTCAGCGGTCTGGATGCTGTTTACACCGAGGCAGGCGCTATTGAACTGGCCCGTGAGTCAGGTTTTCAGGAGGGAGACATAATTGTTGCTGTCGAGGGGAAGCCTTTGGTCAATATTGAACAGTCGGCTGCTGTTCTGGACGAATTAAGCCAGTCTGGGGAAGAGTTGGAGTTCAGTGTTCTGCGGGACGGAGAAACAATCAGACTGCGTATACAGCCGGAGTACTGCCAGCAACTAAAGAAAAATCGACTGGGTTTGCTGTTACGGGATACAACCGCCGGTGTAGGGACCATGACCTTTTATCATCCCGAAAGCGGTATCTACGGCGCGCTGGGTCATATGATTACCGACGGCAGTGGCAACCAACCGGTGGATTTAAAATCCGGACGCATTGTGGATGCTGAGATCATCGCAATTGAGCCAGGCGCAAGGGGTAAGCCGGGCGAGAAAAAAGGAACAGTGGATGCTGAGCAACAATCTTTAGGCAGTATCAATTTCAATACTGAACTGGGAATTTTCGGACATTTATCCAGAACTCCCGAAAAAAATGTTCAGCAGGCGCTGCCTTTGGGATTGCGGCATCAGGTAAAAACAGGTAAGGCAGAAATTCTCACCGTCGTTAAAGGCGACAAAATAGAACGCTTTGAAATTGAGATCGAAAAAGTTTTTATCCAGAATCAGCCATCTAGCAAAGGCATGGTGATTAGAGTCACTGACGTCCGACTGTTGGAAGCGACAGGCGGGATAGTTCAAGGGATGAGCGGTAGCCCGATTATCCAAGAGGGGAAACTGGTTGGCGCCGTGACCCATGTGTTTATCAATGAACCAGATCGGGGTTATGGATGTTTTGCAGAATGGATGGTAATTGAATCAGGTTTGTTGTCAGAATTAGAGTCGGCTCTGCCTCCAGATTATCTGGAGGCTTTAATTTATAATTTGCAGGATATTTGA
- the recN gene encoding DNA repair protein RecN — translation MLRELSIENFALIDKLTISLSSGLNILSGETGAGKSIIIDALNQVVGARASSELVRSGAERAVVTAQFDSSEIVGELLAANGLDSGDETVILQREVYAGGKSQARINGRPVNLAQLREVSAVLVEIHGQHEHQTLLNPAAHLAILDSFGGQELLCLRQEYHSLWQELRTLQTELASLHGDEFERERTLDLLQYQINEIQQAELEADEEDKLLAERKLLLNARQLLELCEQGYSNLYQGEELQPAVVQILGALVEGLKRFDGLDGSLDQAAGQLEESLYTIEESARQLRQFVDGFDFDPQRLEELEQRLDLINDLKRKYGGSVEAVLNWLEQKTAEIEAIRASEQRHGQLVTEIKEVSRNAGIAAGKLSACRRRVAVDLAQKIVAELSYLQMKNSRFEVQFDCTESETGIPVDAKNLQATETGVDQVEFMIAPNPGEPLKPLAKIASGGEMSRIMLAILNILATAQPVQTIVFDEVDAGIGGRAAQAVAEKLASVSIQRQVLCVSHLPQVASMADSHYYIMKEAAAGRTQTMVRRLDQEGRVEELARMLGGAEVTPATLRHAREMLGLAGKIKAKSV, via the coding sequence ATGTTGCGGGAACTCAGCATCGAGAATTTTGCACTAATCGATAAACTGACAATCTCACTGAGCAGTGGCTTGAACATCCTATCTGGTGAGACCGGCGCCGGTAAATCAATCATCATCGATGCCCTAAATCAGGTGGTAGGCGCCCGGGCTTCATCCGAATTGGTACGCAGCGGCGCTGAGCGGGCAGTGGTAACAGCTCAGTTCGACAGCTCGGAAATAGTAGGGGAGCTGCTGGCGGCCAACGGGCTCGATTCAGGAGACGAGACTGTAATTTTACAGCGGGAAGTGTATGCCGGGGGTAAAAGTCAGGCCCGGATTAACGGTCGGCCGGTAAACCTCGCCCAGCTCAGGGAGGTTTCCGCCGTTTTGGTGGAAATCCACGGCCAGCATGAGCACCAGACGCTTCTCAATCCCGCTGCCCATCTGGCAATCTTAGATAGTTTCGGCGGCCAAGAACTATTGTGCTTGCGACAAGAGTACCATAGTTTATGGCAAGAGCTTCGAACGCTCCAAACTGAGCTGGCTTCGCTGCATGGTGATGAGTTTGAACGGGAACGTACGTTGGACTTGCTCCAATACCAAATCAATGAAATTCAGCAGGCGGAACTTGAAGCAGACGAAGAAGATAAGCTGTTGGCTGAACGGAAACTGTTGCTAAACGCCCGGCAATTGCTGGAGCTTTGTGAACAAGGTTATAGCAATCTCTATCAGGGGGAGGAGCTGCAGCCGGCAGTGGTGCAAATCCTTGGCGCGCTGGTGGAAGGATTAAAGCGTTTTGATGGTTTGGACGGCAGTTTAGATCAGGCAGCCGGACAATTGGAGGAATCATTGTATACAATAGAAGAGAGTGCCCGGCAGTTGCGCCAGTTTGTTGACGGCTTTGATTTCGATCCGCAACGCTTGGAGGAATTAGAGCAGCGCCTGGATTTGATTAATGATTTGAAACGAAAATATGGTGGCTCCGTTGAAGCTGTACTCAACTGGCTGGAACAAAAAACTGCGGAGATTGAGGCGATACGGGCTTCTGAACAGAGGCATGGGCAGTTGGTGACGGAGATCAAAGAAGTTTCCCGCAATGCCGGAATAGCGGCGGGTAAATTATCTGCTTGCCGACGTAGAGTTGCTGTTGATCTAGCTCAGAAAATCGTAGCCGAGCTCAGTTATCTGCAGATGAAAAACAGCCGGTTTGAGGTTCAGTTCGATTGTACAGAATCAGAAACAGGAATACCTGTGGACGCGAAAAATCTACAGGCCACGGAAACCGGAGTTGATCAGGTGGAGTTCATGATTGCACCCAACCCGGGCGAGCCCTTAAAACCCTTGGCAAAAATAGCTTCCGGCGGCGAGATGTCCCGAATTATGTTGGCAATTCTCAACATCCTGGCAACAGCGCAGCCGGTGCAAACCATTGTTTTCGATGAGGTTGATGCTGGGATTGGTGGCAGGGCAGCCCAGGCAGTTGCAGAAAAGCTCGCCTCCGTCTCGATACAAAGGCAAGTGCTCTGTGTGTCGCATCTGCCACAGGTAGCGTCTATGGCGGACAGCCATTATTACATTATGAAGGAAGCGGCAGCCGGCAGGACCCAGACCATGGTGCGAAGACTGGATCAGGAAGGCCGGGTCGAGGAACTGGCCAGGATGCTGGGAGGAGCAGAGGTTACACCTGCGACCCTTCGACATGCCCGGGAGATGTTGGGGTTGGCCGGAAAAATCAAGGCAAAATCAGTTTAA
- a CDS encoding NAD(+)/NADH kinase, whose amino-acid sequence MKSVAIIANMAKPNVQQVAERIYACLRKQGITVWCQKELNCGEQKLETCGPLPPVDLIMVLGGDGTFLSVARHYCTLNIPFLGVNLGHLGFLTEVDLAELETDLAKLVNGEYFIEKRSMLSVRVLRSGQLVEQTFALNEATITKGPLSRIIRLDGYVDGVLVGNYHGDGLIVSTPTGSTGYSLSAGGPIISPNVRVFVITPICPHTLQTRPVVVDQSAKITVDVGSPQQEIVLTVDGQHSMYLQNSDRVEIEHSRYVTALIRLRGKNFFDILRCKLMEQTRRG is encoded by the coding sequence ATGAAATCAGTAGCAATCATTGCAAATATGGCCAAGCCAAACGTTCAGCAGGTGGCGGAGCGCATCTATGCATGTCTGCGCAAGCAGGGAATTACAGTTTGGTGCCAAAAGGAACTGAATTGCGGCGAGCAGAAGCTGGAAACCTGCGGGCCGTTGCCGCCTGTAGATCTGATTATGGTTTTGGGTGGTGACGGTACATTTCTCAGCGTCGCCCGTCATTATTGTACGCTAAACATCCCGTTTTTGGGGGTAAACCTGGGTCACCTGGGTTTTTTAACGGAAGTTGATCTTGCCGAGTTGGAGACAGATCTGGCTAAGCTGGTCAACGGCGAATACTTTATTGAGAAGCGGAGCATGTTAAGCGTCCGGGTTCTGCGTTCAGGTCAACTGGTTGAGCAGACCTTTGCCCTCAATGAAGCGACAATCACCAAGGGACCGCTTTCCCGGATTATCCGTCTCGACGGGTATGTGGATGGGGTCCTGGTCGGCAATTATCATGGAGACGGGCTAATTGTGTCAACGCCCACGGGGTCAACCGGCTATTCTTTGTCTGCCGGTGGGCCGATTATTTCGCCCAACGTCCGCGTGTTCGTAATAACGCCTATTTGTCCCCATACACTACAGACGCGTCCGGTGGTGGTCGATCAGTCGGCAAAAATTACAGTCGATGTCGGCTCCCCCCAACAGGAAATTGTCCTGACTGTCGACGGTCAGCACAGTATGTATCTACAAAATTCAGATCGGGTAGAAATCGAACATTCCCGTTATGTTACTGCGCTAATTCGCCTGCGAGGGAAAAACTTTTTTGATATCTTGCGCTGTAAACTTATGGAACAAACCCGGAGGGGGTAA
- a CDS encoding TlyA family RNA methyltransferase, translating into MAGKKRLDLILVERGLAETRARARSLIMAGQAMVNGETVDKAGFLIAEGTVVSLREPNPYVSRGGLKLAKAIDEFGLEVGGRIVLDVGASTGGFTDCCLQSGAVLVYAVDVGYGQLAWKLREDERVINLERTNIRHLQAQAFTAGVPDFCCIDVAFISLRLVLPVIARLLAPPAEVVMLIKPQFEAGREQVGKKGVVRDPEIHVQVLDSVLTVARKEGFYLSHLDFSPIQGPQGNIEYLAHGGFDSRFSSNPPTPAEVVDAAQANF; encoded by the coding sequence ATGGCAGGAAAAAAAAGGCTGGACTTGATTCTTGTCGAGCGTGGCCTTGCGGAAACCCGTGCCCGTGCCCGGTCCCTGATAATGGCTGGCCAGGCAATGGTTAATGGCGAAACTGTGGACAAGGCCGGATTTTTGATTGCAGAGGGGACCGTCGTCAGTTTACGTGAGCCCAACCCGTATGTCAGCAGGGGCGGACTCAAACTTGCTAAAGCTATCGATGAATTCGGCCTTGAAGTGGGCGGTCGCATCGTATTGGATGTTGGCGCGTCCACAGGCGGGTTTACCGACTGCTGCCTCCAGTCAGGGGCAGTCTTGGTCTACGCTGTCGATGTCGGCTACGGCCAGCTTGCCTGGAAACTGCGGGAAGATGAGCGGGTAATTAATCTCGAACGGACCAATATTCGACATCTCCAAGCGCAGGCTTTCACCGCGGGCGTGCCGGATTTTTGCTGTATAGATGTCGCTTTTATTTCCCTTCGCCTTGTGTTGCCGGTAATCGCCCGTTTACTTGCGCCGCCGGCAGAAGTGGTGATGTTGATCAAACCGCAGTTTGAGGCGGGCAGGGAGCAGGTCGGCAAAAAAGGAGTAGTAAGGGATCCTGAGATTCATGTTCAGGTTTTGGATTCGGTGTTGACTGTGGCCAGGAAAGAGGGGTTTTATTTGTCCCACTTGGATTTTTCACCTATCCAGGGCCCCCAGGGCAATATTGAGTATCTGGCCCATGGAGGCTTTGATTCCCGGTTCTCTAGCAATCCTCCGACTCCCGCTGAGGTCGTTGACGCTGCACAGGCAAATTTCTGA
- the dxs gene encoding 1-deoxy-D-xylulose-5-phosphate synthase translates to MERILDSIAQPTDLKNLSVNQLNKLAEEIRQELVAVVSNTGGHLASNLGVVELTLALHSVFDSPTDKIIWDVGHQCYVHKLITGRRNRFKTIRQFGGLSGFPKRSESSHDIVETGHSSTSISAGLGMAIARDLNQDDYHVVAVIGDGALTGGMAFEALNHAGCLHCNLTVILNDNEMSIAENVGGLSAYLSRVRTDPKYTRTKQDIEFLLRRIPAIGDTVYKTMDRVKSSLKYLLVSGMIFEELGFTYLGPIDGHNIGAMQKVLAKAKQYQGPVLIHTITNKGKGYKPAELNPALYHGVGPFDKETGELKKNNGDSYTSVFSEKLCALAENDPRIVAITAAMPDGTGLTKFAQRFPGRFIDVGIAEQHAVTLASGLARSGYRPVVAVYSTFLQRAYDQILHDVCLPELPVVFAVDRAGLVGADGETHHGLFDISMLRAIPNMAIMMPKDYREFEQMLQLSVQHNGPIAVRYPRGGAKKLPVTLSTPMALGKGELLRDGRDLVLIGLGTTLPAVLEAQSQLAVRGISAAVINPRFVKPLDKDLLSQTIGRCGRVVVVEEHVTAGGLGSAIAEFCSMAGLTPSLRLLGVGDGFVTHGTHQQLSTVCRLTSSDIVDAVDKIMEDGGSQWQEKKGWT, encoded by the coding sequence ATGGAGAGAATTTTGGATTCAATAGCCCAACCAACGGACTTAAAAAATTTGTCTGTCAATCAACTTAATAAGTTGGCGGAGGAGATTCGCCAAGAGCTTGTAGCTGTTGTCAGCAATACCGGCGGCCATCTGGCATCCAATCTCGGTGTTGTTGAGCTTACCCTGGCGTTACACAGCGTATTTGATTCACCTACAGATAAAATTATCTGGGATGTAGGGCATCAGTGCTATGTGCATAAACTGATAACCGGGCGCCGCAATCGGTTTAAGACGATACGCCAATTTGGCGGGCTTTCCGGTTTTCCCAAACGTTCTGAGAGCAGTCACGATATAGTTGAAACTGGGCATAGCAGCACCTCGATTTCCGCTGGCCTGGGAATGGCCATCGCCCGGGACTTAAACCAGGACGATTATCATGTTGTTGCTGTGATTGGCGACGGTGCGCTTACTGGCGGCATGGCATTTGAAGCCCTGAACCATGCCGGGTGTTTGCATTGCAATCTAACAGTGATTCTCAATGATAACGAGATGTCAATTGCTGAAAATGTTGGCGGTCTTTCCGCCTATTTAAGCCGGGTGCGGACAGATCCAAAATACACCCGGACCAAGCAGGACATTGAGTTTTTATTGCGCAGGATTCCTGCGATTGGCGACACAGTTTACAAGACAATGGACAGGGTCAAATCCAGCCTGAAATACCTTTTGGTCAGCGGAATGATATTTGAAGAGCTGGGCTTCACATACCTAGGGCCGATAGACGGTCATAATATCGGCGCCATGCAGAAGGTTCTGGCAAAAGCGAAACAGTACCAGGGTCCGGTTCTGATTCATACAATTACCAACAAAGGCAAGGGTTATAAACCGGCGGAATTAAATCCAGCTCTTTATCATGGTGTCGGACCCTTTGACAAAGAGACTGGGGAGCTGAAAAAAAACAACGGTGATTCCTATACCAGCGTTTTCTCAGAAAAATTATGCGCCCTGGCTGAAAATGATCCTCGAATCGTGGCAATTACAGCTGCCATGCCTGACGGTACAGGCCTTACAAAATTTGCCCAGCGGTTTCCCGGACGGTTCATCGACGTAGGCATTGCGGAACAACATGCGGTAACCCTCGCCTCTGGTTTGGCCCGTTCCGGCTATCGGCCGGTGGTGGCTGTATACTCTACTTTTTTGCAACGGGCCTATGACCAAATCCTCCATGATGTCTGCCTGCCCGAGTTGCCCGTGGTGTTTGCTGTGGATCGGGCCGGCCTGGTGGGCGCGGATGGAGAGACGCATCACGGCTTGTTTGATATCTCGATGCTGCGTGCGATCCCCAATATGGCAATAATGATGCCCAAGGATTACCGGGAGTTTGAGCAAATGTTGCAACTCTCCGTTCAGCATAACGGACCGATTGCTGTCCGTTACCCCCGGGGCGGCGCCAAAAAGCTGCCTGTTACCTTGTCTACGCCGATGGCGCTGGGTAAAGGCGAATTGTTGCGGGATGGCCGGGATCTGGTTCTGATTGGTTTGGGCACCACCTTGCCTGCTGTCCTGGAGGCCCAAAGTCAATTGGCCGTCAGGGGGATTAGCGCCGCGGTAATCAACCCCCGGTTTGTCAAACCCCTGGATAAAGATTTGCTTTCCCAGACCATAGGACGGTGCGGACGAGTGGTTGTTGTGGAGGAGCACGTGACGGCCGGCGGCCTTGGCAGCGCAATCGCTGAGTTTTGCAGCATGGCGGGACTTACGCCCAGTCTCCGTCTGCTGGGGGTTGGTGACGGTTTTGTTACCCACGGCACACATCAGCAGTTATCAACCGTTTGCAGGCTGACCAGCTCCGATATCGTTGACGCAGTTGATAAAATAATGGAGGATGGCGGCAGTCAATGGCAGGAAAAAAAAGGCTGGACTTGA
- a CDS encoding divergent PAP2 family protein — MFFDNKIFWVSLAGWTVAQLLKVFFDLLTHRKLNLSRLVGAGGMPSSHAAFVSALTTAVGIVEGWDSTAFAIALVLALIVMYDAAGVRRAVGKQARILNTLIPRLYHGSNLVNEKEKLKELLGHSPFEVFSGAVLGGLIAYLLT; from the coding sequence ATGTTTTTTGACAACAAAATTTTTTGGGTTTCATTGGCGGGGTGGACAGTTGCCCAGCTGTTAAAGGTGTTCTTTGACCTATTAACCCACCGTAAGCTCAACCTCAGCCGGCTGGTGGGAGCCGGCGGCATGCCAAGCTCCCATGCTGCTTTCGTTTCTGCTTTGACTACCGCCGTGGGTATTGTAGAAGGTTGGGATTCCACGGCTTTTGCGATTGCCTTGGTGCTGGCGTTAATAGTGATGTATGATGCAGCTGGTGTGCGCCGGGCAGTAGGTAAGCAGGCCCGAATTCTCAATACACTGATTCCGCGCCTCTACCATGGCAGCAATTTGGTCAATGAAAAAGAAAAATTAAAAGAATTGCTAGGACATTCGCCTTTTGAAGTCTTTTCCGGTGCGGTTTTAGGTGGTTTAATTGCATATTTATTAACTTGA
- a CDS encoding polyprenyl synthetase family protein — MTNSFNLNSYIQERCLLVEAAMERHLQWLDSPSLLREAMQYSLFAGGKRLRPVLTLAAAEACGAEHECALDAAVALEFVHTYSLIHDDLPAMDDDDLRRGKPTNHKVFGDGMAILAGDALLTEAFAIISLTQRKPETTVAMVRELAKDAGPQGMVAGQVIDILGQVATETDLLAMHSRKTGALLRAAVRLGAIAANASDKQLQTLTTYAEALGLCFQIVDDILDVVGNVNELGKEPGADARAGKKTIVDFWGVDKARTMVAQYTERAVASIEDFGPRGEHLRQLALNLSERSS; from the coding sequence ATGACGAATAGCTTTAATCTGAACTCTTATATCCAAGAACGCTGCCTGTTGGTGGAGGCCGCAATGGAGCGGCATCTGCAGTGGCTTGACAGCCCGTCGCTTTTGCGGGAAGCGATGCAATACTCTCTTTTTGCCGGTGGCAAACGTCTGCGGCCGGTATTGACTCTGGCTGCTGCTGAAGCCTGCGGTGCGGAACATGAATGTGCCTTAGACGCAGCTGTGGCCTTGGAATTCGTGCACACCTATTCCCTAATTCACGATGACCTGCCGGCCATGGATGATGATGATCTGCGCCGGGGCAAACCAACCAACCATAAAGTTTTTGGCGATGGAATGGCGATTTTGGCCGGCGACGCTTTGCTGACCGAGGCGTTTGCAATCATCAGCCTGACCCAGCGGAAACCGGAAACTACTGTCGCCATGGTCAGGGAATTGGCGAAAGATGCGGGTCCCCAGGGAATGGTCGCGGGTCAGGTTATAGATATTCTCGGCCAAGTCGCCACTGAAACTGATTTATTGGCTATGCACAGCCGCAAGACAGGCGCGCTGCTGCGGGCGGCTGTTCGCTTGGGCGCAATTGCCGCAAATGCTTCCGACAAGCAGTTGCAGACCCTGACCACATATGCCGAGGCCTTGGGACTGTGTTTTCAAATTGTTGATGACATCCTTGACGTGGTGGGCAATGTCAATGAGCTGGGCAAAGAGCCGGGAGCTGATGCCCGGGCCGGCAAAAAAACAATTGTTGATTTCTGGGGCGTCGACAAGGCACGAACAATGGTCGCCCAGTACACAGAACGGGCTGTTGCCAGTATAGAGGATTTTGGCCCCAGAGGTGAGCACCTGCGGCAGTTGGCCCTTAATCTCAGTGAGCGCAGCAGCTAA
- the xseB gene encoding exodeoxyribonuclease VII small subunit, translated as MEAKEKLKFEDALRRLEEIVHTLEQGDADLEAALTLFEEGSNLIKVCDQELKTAEQKLEKLAGNDE; from the coding sequence ATGGAAGCAAAGGAGAAACTTAAGTTTGAAGATGCCCTGCGCCGCCTGGAAGAAATTGTCCATACCCTGGAGCAGGGGGATGCTGATTTGGAAGCAGCGCTTACATTGTTTGAAGAAGGCAGCAATTTGATTAAGGTCTGCGACCAGGAACTGAAAACTGCCGAGCAAAAACTGGAAAAGCTGGCCGGAAATGACGAATAG
- the xseA gene encoding exodeoxyribonuclease VII large subunit yields the protein MLDSARALTVSELTDAVKRAIEQAPALYDTVVVGEISNFVHHGSGHMYFTLKDRDCAIKCVMFRNWNQRLLFTPSDGDKVYLRGDVTVYKRGGNYQLNVFSMEPAGQGALALAFAQLKNKLEAEGLFARERKQSIPAFPARIGLITAPGSAALQDFLTTASGQGWPLTTLLAPALMQGLGGASSVITALNNLSRLELDVIVITRGGGSLEELSVFNEEAVARAVAACPIPVVSAIGHETDYTICDFAADVRAATPTAAAKLVVPERAAVLQQMAGFDQRLRQAIQGRLTAVHSDFSRLRSRPILTRPWQLLLQPRQNLDYTAYKLQTILQNLLDARRNRLSALNNRLEDLNPRNVLRRGYSLIRTETDIINSVCQLRPGQDITIQLQDGSARALVQAVEGSKADGSKGET from the coding sequence ATGCTAGATTCTGCCCGGGCGCTTACCGTCAGTGAGCTCACTGATGCGGTCAAGCGGGCAATCGAGCAGGCTCCCGCTCTTTATGATACAGTTGTGGTGGGCGAAATCTCCAATTTCGTCCACCATGGTTCCGGACATATGTATTTCACACTCAAAGATCGTGATTGTGCAATTAAATGCGTAATGTTCAGAAACTGGAATCAGCGCCTGCTCTTTACGCCCTCTGATGGAGACAAGGTATATCTCCGGGGCGATGTGACAGTGTATAAGCGGGGCGGCAATTACCAGTTAAATGTTTTTTCCATGGAACCTGCGGGGCAGGGAGCGTTGGCCCTTGCTTTCGCTCAATTAAAAAATAAGCTGGAAGCTGAAGGACTGTTTGCTCGGGAGCGCAAACAGTCCATTCCTGCTTTTCCTGCCCGGATTGGCCTGATAACCGCTCCGGGAAGCGCCGCGCTTCAGGATTTCCTTACTACCGCTAGCGGTCAGGGGTGGCCGTTAACTACCTTGCTGGCCCCGGCTTTGATGCAGGGGCTTGGCGGGGCAAGTTCGGTAATTACAGCTTTAAACAATCTATCCAGACTAGAACTGGATGTGATCGTAATTACCCGGGGAGGCGGCTCGCTGGAGGAATTATCGGTGTTTAATGAGGAAGCTGTTGCCCGGGCGGTGGCGGCTTGTCCGATTCCTGTGGTCAGCGCCATCGGGCACGAAACTGATTATACAATTTGTGATTTTGCCGCGGACGTTCGGGCCGCGACACCGACTGCCGCCGCTAAACTGGTGGTACCCGAGCGGGCTGCCGTACTCCAGCAAATGGCCGGCTTTGACCAGCGACTGCGTCAGGCAATACAGGGACGACTCACTGCCGTCCATAGTGATTTTAGCCGGTTGCGGAGCAGACCAATTCTTACAAGACCCTGGCAGCTGCTTTTGCAGCCCCGGCAAAATCTCGATTACACTGCATACAAACTGCAGACAATTTTACAAAATTTGCTCGATGCCAGGCGAAACCGTTTGTCTGCTCTCAATAACCGCCTGGAGGATCTTAACCCTCGGAACGTACTGAGACGCGGGTATTCGCTAATCAGAACTGAAACGGATATAATAAACAGTGTGTGTCAGTTGCGGCCAGGCCAAGACATTACAATCCAACTCCAGGATGGAAGCGCCCGGGCGCTGGTGCAAGCTGTTGAAGGGAGCAAAGCTGATGGAAGCAAAGGAGAAACTTAA